TTGGCTTAGGCGGAATGGCTCTTTGCATTGCCTTTTGGGGTATTTGGGATATAGCTTCTGGATTGGGACTTGCCTATTATTGGTCTATAAAAACAAGTAAAATAACCACGTGATTTTGAAACGAATTTGGTACCAATTAGTTAAGGTTTCTATAAGTACAGGGCTTTTCTTTTACTACAAAAAAATAGTAGTAAAAGGCAAAAGTAATATTCCTAGAAAAGGAGCCGTCCTAATGGTATCCAATCACAAAAATGCATTGATAGACCCTCTACTCATAGCGACAACCTCACCGAGAGATATTCATTTTTTAACTAGAGCCAGTGCATTTAAAATAGGTCTTGTTAAGTGGATATTATCAACAGTAAATATGCTTCCAATCTATCGATTAAGAGATGGCAAACAAGCATTAGCCAAAAACGAAGCTATTTTTAACTATTGCTTTGATCTTTTTAATAAACGAAGATCATTATTAATATTTCCAGAAGGTACACATGACATTAGACGGTGGGTTAGACCATTAAGTAAAGGATTTACAAGAATTGCCTTTGGCGTTTTTGAAAAGCACCCTGACGTTCAATTATTTATTATTCCTGTAGGACTTAATTATACCAAAGCTGACAAATTCGGAGAAAGCGTTTCTATATATTATGGAAAACCCGTGCTAGCCAATGATTTTTATGACAAAAGTGATTTTAACAGTTCTGCCCAGAAATTAAAAGATGTTGTCAGTGAAAAAATGAAAGAATTGACAACACACATTGAAATTGAAAATTATGATGAAACATTAAAAAAATTAGGTGACGTCAATTTTTTACAACCTGAACTAATTAATAATCAAATATTACATTCCGATTTTAAAAAACAAAGTACTAAAGAAAATTTAGATGATAAGCATCCATCTATTTTATGGAAAGTATTAAAAGGTATTGTTACTTTAAATAGTTTTATACCAATGTTAATTTACAAAGCCATCGAACCTAAAATACAAGAACCTGAATTTGTAAGTAGTACAAAATTCGCATTAGGCATCACAGCTTTCCCTATTTTTTATAGTTTACAAACGTTATTGGTTCATCATTTTTTTGGTAACCAAGTTGCTGTACTATATCTAGGGATAAGTATTTTATTAGTTTTACTATTGGCCAAAACAAAATAGAGACAGCCTTAAAAAAGTTACTTTTCAATTCGTGTAAAACTAATCCCCATCCACTATAGCATCTTGAATAATTTGTTGAGCTATCGTTCTAATATTATGCTTTACCAAGCCTGAATTACCTGCACTTGGATACACTCTATTTGATAAAAACACATATACAAGCTCACTTTCTGGATCTGCCCAAGTATAGGTACCTGTATACCCACTATGTCCAAAACTTTTGGGAGAAACACAACCACATGAAGCTTTCTCTTTTGGATTTATTTGAGGTTTATCAAAACCTAAACCTCTGCGAACATTGTTCTTTGAATAATATCTTTTGTTAAACATTCTTAGTGTTTCTGCCTTAAAATATCGCTTACCGCCATAGTAGCCTTCTTGCATATACATTTGCATCATTTTGGCAACATCATTAGAGTTAGAAAATAAACCTGCATTACCATTAACACCACCAAACATTGCTGCACCTTGATCATGCACATAACCACGTAATAATTGATTTCTAAAATACAAATCACGTTCAGTAGGGACTATAATTTTTTCAGAAAATTTCTTTAACGGATTATACGTTAATGTAGTCGCACCTAAAGGTTTATAAAAAAAGGTGTCATCCAATACATCCATCGTTTGTTTGTATTCTTTTGTAAAATAATCATTAAATAGATAAAAAACGAGCCCACTATATTTATATCGTTTTCTTGTCAATAAAGGAGCATCTGCAATTGCCTGATACATACTATCTTTATAATCTGACCTTAGATAAAGTTTATTAGCTACTTTAATAGAAAAATCATTTGATCGTGAATGTCTATAAAACTTATCAGACGGTTTTTTAGTAGCACTATCCATCGTTTTTAGATAATAAGGTATCCACGATCGTAAACGACCATAATGCGACAAGGCTTCCTTTATACTAATATCCTTTTTATCGGTATTATTTAAAATTGGAAATAATTTAGCAAGTGGTGTTTCTAAATTAAACCTACCCTCCTCTTCCGCTTTCATAATTAGTGGCAAACCTCCTAAAATTTTAGTAATTGATGCTAAATCATATAAATGCGTATTCTGAACTCTGGTTTCTTGCTTATCGGTATGGTACCCAAAACTTTTTCTATAAACTACCTTCCCTTTTCTTGCAACCAACACCTGCATACCCGGAGCCATCTTGTCCTTAACAACTTCTTGAGCTAAAGAATCTATACGTTCTAATTTTTTAGTATCCATACCTACACTTTCAGGTACACCATATGACAATCTGTATAAATTACTAGAATTTATACCAGACCCCACTTTAAAATCATTATGAATAGAAACCGGCAAGCGACCTTTTGCACTTAACGCACCAAAAATTTGCTGTGCAGATATATCTTGAGAAATAATACTATTTTGATAAGAAACAAAAACACTCTCAATATTGGTAAACGTCTTTATATCTAGTAAACTATATGCACTTGCAAAAACATCTAAAATAACACGGTTATTTCTTGCAATTTCTTGTAACCAAACCAATTCTTTATTACTGAATTTAAAACCTTTCCAAGGACTTTCGTTAGACTTATGATAACCTATAATTACCAAGTTATAGTCTTTTAATTTTTTGATAACATCATTTAGATTTTTACCAGAAAC
The nucleotide sequence above comes from Aureibaculum algae. Encoded proteins:
- a CDS encoding lysophospholipid acyltransferase family protein, translated to MKRIWYQLVKVSISTGLFFYYKKIVVKGKSNIPRKGAVLMVSNHKNALIDPLLIATTSPRDIHFLTRASAFKIGLVKWILSTVNMLPIYRLRDGKQALAKNEAIFNYCFDLFNKRRSLLIFPEGTHDIRRWVRPLSKGFTRIAFGVFEKHPDVQLFIIPVGLNYTKADKFGESVSIYYGKPVLANDFYDKSDFNSSAQKLKDVVSEKMKELTTHIEIENYDETLKKLGDVNFLQPELINNQILHSDFKKQSTKENLDDKHPSILWKVLKGIVTLNSFIPMLIYKAIEPKIQEPEFVSSTKFALGITAFPIFYSLQTLLVHHFFGNQVAVLYLGISILLVLLLAKTK
- a CDS encoding glycoside hydrolase family 3 N-terminal domain-containing protein, whose product is MNTRILPLIFVFFITFMNAQEESPLDKKDTYGQNIWVDSIMKSMTIDEKIGQLFMIPAYSNRDAQHEADVTELINKYHIGGLVFFQGTPEKEAKMTNNFQKISKIPLMLGFDGEWGLDMRLDNTYRFPWNMTLGAIQDESLIEEFGEMLGKHHSRLGIHVNFAPVVDVNINPANPIIGNRSFGEDPRNVASKAVAFTKGMQSQNVLANAKHFPGHGDTDADSHLTLPTIPFSRQRLDSVELYPYRELFKNGLASIMVAHLSVPEYEPNTALPSSLSKNIVTDLLKEKMGFKGLIFTDALNMKGAANFSSPAEINLEVIKAGNDILLMPLDIPESIAKLKKAVTDSVITTKRLDESVKKILKAKYWAGLNNYKPIELKNLNEDLNGQDAEVLHYKLVENATTLLKNELDLFPVKDLAEAKIAYVKLGDADNTTFINRLNDYTQVDVVSGKNLNDVIKKLKDYNLVIIGYHKSNESPWKGFKFSNKELVWLQEIARNNRVILDVFASAYSLLDIKTFTNIESVFVSYQNSIISQDISAQQIFGALSAKGRLPVSIHNDFKVGSGINSSNLYRLSYGVPESVGMDTKKLERIDSLAQEVVKDKMAPGMQVLVARKGKVVYRKSFGYHTDKQETRVQNTHLYDLASITKILGGLPLIMKAEEEGRFNLETPLAKLFPILNNTDKKDISIKEALSHYGRLRSWIPYYLKTMDSATKKPSDKFYRHSRSNDFSIKVANKLYLRSDYKDSMYQAIADAPLLTRKRYKYSGLVFYLFNDYFTKEYKQTMDVLDDTFFYKPLGATTLTYNPLKKFSEKIIVPTERDLYFRNQLLRGYVHDQGAAMFGGVNGNAGLFSNSNDVAKMMQMYMQEGYYGGKRYFKAETLRMFNKRYYSKNNVRRGLGFDKPQINPKEKASCGCVSPKSFGHSGYTGTYTWADPESELVYVFLSNRVYPSAGNSGLVKHNIRTIAQQIIQDAIVDGD